The proteins below are encoded in one region of Puntigrus tetrazona isolate hp1 chromosome 5, ASM1883169v1, whole genome shotgun sequence:
- the coro1cb gene encoding coronin-1C-A isoform X1, protein MIPDILPAVAQMEKKAKIKGPPPPVPKKPKNPFKKASGRKESAPHSTDEPSKYSDLLLKNIKMGRMQAALQPVEDFNTHVSCLDMSPYCMESPFYMCMSLEPEAADIPRYCLVPYDETVAPDCDDLIETVDDEELKEMDMTQLRPLLKRKAKMKGPPPPVPKKPQNPFANTDTEKNKASKDSDLENAELTLKSGRRDSECYLMDVDDEDDSKPTADPTRYPHGSSDSEESELSRYRPVSELINKTQEKVIHHSRTNVTKARPDVTVGSQSLKVSQMKTAFDVQTSSHKMERRSSPKKEMIRRVVRQSKFRHVFGQAVKNDQCYDDIRVSRVTWDSAFCAVNPKFVAIIVEASGGGAFLVLPLQKTGRIDKAYPTVCGHTGPVLDIDWCPHNDHVIASGSEDCTVMVWQIPENGLTAPLSEPVVVLEGHSKRVGIVTWHPTARNVLLSAGCDNLIIIWNVGTGEALINLEDMHPDVIFSVCWSRNGSLICTACKDKKVRVIDPRKGKITAEKDKAHEGARPMRAIFLADGNVFTTGFSRMSERQLALWNPKNMEDPISVHEMDTSNGVLLPFYDPDTNVVYLCGKGDSSIRYFEITDEAPYVHYLNTFSSKEPQRGMGYMPKRGLDVNKCEIARFYKLHERKCEPIIMTVPRKSDLFQDDLYPDTAGPDPALEAEEWFEGKNGEPILISLKHGYVPGKNRDLKVVKKNVLDNKATKKVEEPATPQKPASPQLTRKNEVKLEELLREVKSLRDLVTLQDRRIAKLEEQVAKVAI, encoded by the exons ATGATCCCTGACATCCTACCCGCAGTTGCCCAGATggaaaaaaaggccaaaatcAAAGGACCACCACCACCTGTTCCAAAGAAACCAAAGAATCCCTTTAAAAAAGCCTCTGGCCGCAAGGAATCTGCTCCTCATTCCACAGACGAGCCAAGCAAATACTCTGACCTActgctcaaaaatattaaaatgggaAGAATGCAGGCAGCACTGCAGCCCGTTGAGGATTTTAACACGCATGTATCATGTCTTGATATGTCACCTTATTGTATGGAGTCCCCCTTCTACATGTGCATGTCCTTAGAGCCCGAGGCTGCTGATATTCCAAGATATTGTTTAGTCCCGTATGATGAAACTGTTGCACCTGACTGCGATGACTTGATAGAAACTGTCGATGATGAAGAACTAAAAGAAATGGATATGACACAGCTGAGGCCGTTGTTAAAAAGAAAGGCAAAAATGAAGGGCCCACCGCCACCTGTGCCGAAGAAGCCTCAAAATCCATTCGCTAACACAGACACCGAGAAGAACAAAGCAAGCAAAGACTCCGATCTGGAAAACGCGGAACTGACTTTGAAATCCGGTAGACGTGACTCTGAATGCTACCTGATGGACGTGGACGATGAAGACGACTCTAAACCAACCGCAGACCCAACTAGATATCCTCACGGTTCTTCAGATTCAGAGGAAAGCGAACTGTCCAGATACAGACCCGTCTCTGAGCTCATCAACAAAACCCAGGAGAAAGTGATACATCACAGCAGGACAAACGTAACGAAAGCCAGGCCAGATGTGACTGTGGGAAGCCAGAGCCTAAAAGTATCGCAGATGAAGACAGCCTTTGATGTACAAACATCTTCCCATAAGATGGAAAGAAGATCCTCGCCAAAGAAAG AAATGATCAGACGAGTGGTACGACAGAGCAAATTCCGTCATGTGTTTGGTCAGGCGGTGAAGAATGACCAGTGCTATGATGACATTAGGGTTTCGCGGGTTACCTGGGACAGTGCCTTTTGTGCAGTAAACCCCAAATTTGTTGCAATTATTGTGGAGGCTAGCGGGGGCGGAGCTTTCCTCGTTCTGCCTCTGCAAAAG ACGGGTCGTATTGACAAGGCCTACCCCACTGTTTGTGGTCACACGGGCCCTGTGCTGGACATCGACTGGTGCCCGCACAATGATCACGTCATTGCCAGCGGCTCTGAAGATTGTACAGTAATG GTGTGGCAGATCCCTGAGAACGGCCTCACCGCACCTCTTTCTGAGCCAGTCGTGGTGTTAGAGGGTCATTCCAAGAGGGTGGGCATCGTGACGTGGCATCCAACAGCCCGCAATGTTCTGCTGAGTGCAG GATGCGATAATCTCATCATCATTTGGAACGTGGGCACAGGAGAAGCTCTGATCAACCTGGAGGACATGCATCCGGACGTGATCTTCAGCGTCTGCTGGAGTCGCAACGGCAGCCTCATTTGCACCGCGTGCAAGGATAAGAAAGTGCGCGTTATCGATCCACGCAAGGGAAAGATCACTGCG GAGAAGGATAAGGCCCATGAGGGGGCGCGACCCATGAGAGCCATCTTTCTGGCTGATGGAAACGTCTTCACCACCGGTTTCAGTCGTATGAGTGAACGGCAGCTAGCCTTATGGAATCCA AAAAACATGGAGGACCCGATATCGGTGCATGAAATGGACACCAGCAATGGAGTGTTGCTTCCATTCTATGACCCTGACACTAATGTGGTCTACCTGTGTGGAAAG GGTGACAGCAGTATTCGTTACTTCGAGATCACAGACGAGGCACCGTATGTGCACTACCTCAACACGTTTTCCAGCAAGGAGCCCCAAAGAGGCATGGGCTACATGCCTAAAAGAGGCCTAGATGTCAACAAGTGTGAGATAGCCAG GTTTTATAAACTTCACGAGAGAAAGTGTGAGCCAATTATCATGACCGTTCCTAGAAAG TCAGACCTCTTTCAGGATGACCTGTATCCGGATACAGCAGGTCCGGACCCAGCTCTCGAGGCAGAGGAGTGGTTTGAAGGCAAGAATGGCGAACCGATCCTGATCTCGCTCAAACACGGTTACGTTCCGGGCAAAAACCGCGACCTCAAAGTAGTCAAGAAAAATGTGCTGGATAACAAGGCGACCAAGAAGGTGGAGGAGCCGGCGACTCCCCAGAAACCTGCCTCTCCTCAGCTAACCAGA AAGAATGAAGTGAAGTTAGAGGAGCTGCTGCGAGAAGTCAAGTCCCTTAGAGATCTGGTCACGCTGCAGGACAGGAGAATCGCCAAACTGGAAGAGCAAGTGGCTAAAGTGGCAATCTAA
- the coro1cb gene encoding coronin-1C-A isoform X2 has protein sequence MIRRVVRQSKFRHVFGQAVKNDQCYDDIRVSRVTWDSAFCAVNPKFVAIIVEASGGGAFLVLPLQKTGRIDKAYPTVCGHTGPVLDIDWCPHNDHVIASGSEDCTVMVWQIPENGLTAPLSEPVVVLEGHSKRVGIVTWHPTARNVLLSAGCDNLIIIWNVGTGEALINLEDMHPDVIFSVCWSRNGSLICTACKDKKVRVIDPRKGKITAEKDKAHEGARPMRAIFLADGNVFTTGFSRMSERQLALWNPKNMEDPISVHEMDTSNGVLLPFYDPDTNVVYLCGKGDSSIRYFEITDEAPYVHYLNTFSSKEPQRGMGYMPKRGLDVNKCEIARFYKLHERKCEPIIMTVPRKSDLFQDDLYPDTAGPDPALEAEEWFEGKNGEPILISLKHGYVPGKNRDLKVVKKNVLDNKATKKVEEPATPQKPASPQLTRKNEVKLEELLREVKSLRDLVTLQDRRIAKLEEQVAKVAI, from the exons ATGATCAGACGAGTGGTACGACAGAGCAAATTCCGTCATGTGTTTGGTCAGGCGGTGAAGAATGACCAGTGCTATGATGACATTAGGGTTTCGCGGGTTACCTGGGACAGTGCCTTTTGTGCAGTAAACCCCAAATTTGTTGCAATTATTGTGGAGGCTAGCGGGGGCGGAGCTTTCCTCGTTCTGCCTCTGCAAAAG ACGGGTCGTATTGACAAGGCCTACCCCACTGTTTGTGGTCACACGGGCCCTGTGCTGGACATCGACTGGTGCCCGCACAATGATCACGTCATTGCCAGCGGCTCTGAAGATTGTACAGTAATG GTGTGGCAGATCCCTGAGAACGGCCTCACCGCACCTCTTTCTGAGCCAGTCGTGGTGTTAGAGGGTCATTCCAAGAGGGTGGGCATCGTGACGTGGCATCCAACAGCCCGCAATGTTCTGCTGAGTGCAG GATGCGATAATCTCATCATCATTTGGAACGTGGGCACAGGAGAAGCTCTGATCAACCTGGAGGACATGCATCCGGACGTGATCTTCAGCGTCTGCTGGAGTCGCAACGGCAGCCTCATTTGCACCGCGTGCAAGGATAAGAAAGTGCGCGTTATCGATCCACGCAAGGGAAAGATCACTGCG GAGAAGGATAAGGCCCATGAGGGGGCGCGACCCATGAGAGCCATCTTTCTGGCTGATGGAAACGTCTTCACCACCGGTTTCAGTCGTATGAGTGAACGGCAGCTAGCCTTATGGAATCCA AAAAACATGGAGGACCCGATATCGGTGCATGAAATGGACACCAGCAATGGAGTGTTGCTTCCATTCTATGACCCTGACACTAATGTGGTCTACCTGTGTGGAAAG GGTGACAGCAGTATTCGTTACTTCGAGATCACAGACGAGGCACCGTATGTGCACTACCTCAACACGTTTTCCAGCAAGGAGCCCCAAAGAGGCATGGGCTACATGCCTAAAAGAGGCCTAGATGTCAACAAGTGTGAGATAGCCAG GTTTTATAAACTTCACGAGAGAAAGTGTGAGCCAATTATCATGACCGTTCCTAGAAAG TCAGACCTCTTTCAGGATGACCTGTATCCGGATACAGCAGGTCCGGACCCAGCTCTCGAGGCAGAGGAGTGGTTTGAAGGCAAGAATGGCGAACCGATCCTGATCTCGCTCAAACACGGTTACGTTCCGGGCAAAAACCGCGACCTCAAAGTAGTCAAGAAAAATGTGCTGGATAACAAGGCGACCAAGAAGGTGGAGGAGCCGGCGACTCCCCAGAAACCTGCCTCTCCTCAGCTAACCAGA AAGAATGAAGTGAAGTTAGAGGAGCTGCTGCGAGAAGTCAAGTCCCTTAGAGATCTGGTCACGCTGCAGGACAGGAGAATCGCCAAACTGGAAGAGCAAGTGGCTAAAGTGGCAATCTAA